In Pseudoalteromonas marina, a genomic segment contains:
- the glp gene encoding gephyrin-like molybdotransferase Glp — protein sequence MNDVCNAPGLLPIETAISNMLDAISFNKHAETIPVMSSVGRILATDVQSTINVPAHDNSAMDGYALCISDGLTTYTQIGSLFAGQTFDKTLTPGQCVRIMTGAALPPGANAVVMQENATVNNDEITFTGTIEHNNNVRFEGEDIAKNSVVLKAGRKLKGVDVGLLASIGINEVNVYQTLKVAVFSTGDELIEPGNALPAGAIYESNRAVIISELNNPNIEVIDFGIIPDDKALIQKTFLKADEQADAVISSGGVSVGEADFTKEVLNDIGDIHFWKIAMKPGKPFAFGKLPNSYFFGLPGNPVSAAVTLERLVKPALTKLSGNEPKPTIRLKAVTTQKIKKRPGRTDFQRGIASNDENNNLVVTPVEKQGSGVLSSLSKANCLIVVPAQSGNIAQGETVEIELL from the coding sequence ATGAACGATGTTTGCAATGCACCCGGTTTATTACCAATAGAAACCGCAATCAGTAATATGTTAGATGCAATTAGCTTTAATAAGCATGCCGAAACAATACCTGTAATGAGTAGTGTTGGCCGAATTTTGGCTACTGATGTTCAATCAACAATTAATGTGCCCGCACATGACAACTCTGCGATGGACGGCTATGCATTGTGTATTAGCGACGGCCTAACCACCTACACGCAAATAGGCAGTTTATTTGCGGGTCAAACCTTCGACAAAACGCTAACGCCCGGTCAATGCGTAAGAATTATGACCGGTGCAGCACTTCCACCAGGTGCTAACGCCGTTGTTATGCAAGAAAACGCCACTGTAAATAACGATGAAATTACTTTTACAGGCACTATTGAGCACAATAACAATGTCCGTTTTGAAGGTGAAGATATTGCAAAAAACAGTGTGGTATTAAAAGCAGGCAGAAAGCTTAAAGGCGTAGACGTTGGATTATTAGCCTCTATTGGTATTAACGAAGTAAACGTTTACCAAACACTCAAAGTAGCCGTGTTCTCAACAGGAGACGAACTAATAGAGCCAGGTAATGCACTTCCTGCTGGCGCTATTTATGAAAGTAATCGCGCTGTCATTATTAGCGAGCTTAATAATCCAAATATAGAGGTGATTGATTTTGGCATTATTCCCGATGATAAAGCGCTTATTCAAAAAACCTTTTTAAAAGCGGACGAGCAAGCCGATGCCGTTATTAGCTCTGGTGGTGTATCGGTCGGTGAAGCCGACTTCACAAAAGAAGTACTGAACGACATTGGCGATATACACTTTTGGAAAATAGCCATGAAACCAGGCAAACCATTTGCCTTTGGTAAATTGCCTAATAGCTACTTTTTTGGTTTACCTGGCAATCCAGTTTCTGCAGCCGTTACGCTTGAGCGACTTGTAAAACCAGCATTGACTAAACTATCTGGCAATGAGCCTAAACCCACAATTCGTTTAAAAGCAGTCACAACTCAAAAAATTAAAAAGCGCCCAGGCCGAACAGACTTTCAACGTGGTATTGCCAGTAACGACGAAAACAACAACCTTGTTGTCACACCTGTTGAAAAACAAGGCTCAGGCGTACTGTCGTCTCTTAGTAAAGCTAACTGTTTAATTGTAGTCCCTGCACAAAGTGGAAACATTGCACAAGGCGAAACTGTTGAAATAGAACTCTTATAA
- the modA gene encoding molybdate ABC transporter substrate-binding protein: MSKLYNTWLGYFLFGICVFSSSLNAKETIHVAVASNFKTVLQTLLQDSPIPGIQVKISAASSGVLYSQIVHGAPFDVFLSADDVRPQALIKEGFASQSSLITYALGELAVWQPNANKVNNKVAISNPRFSPYGQASEFYANANFKKPINYVYGNNITQAFQFVQSGNASVGVVAVSTLKMAFNNSQDPQYLSYRLIPPSEYPEIIQQGVIIKSSKKLASAQKLMDFLMTSGTQLKLVELGYRTKDSNASK, from the coding sequence ATGTCAAAGCTTTACAATACATGGCTGGGTTATTTTTTGTTTGGTATTTGCGTGTTTTCAAGCTCGTTAAACGCAAAAGAAACAATACATGTTGCGGTGGCAAGTAATTTTAAAACCGTGTTACAAACCTTACTGCAAGACTCCCCAATACCGGGTATACAAGTAAAAATATCAGCGGCTTCTAGCGGTGTTTTATATTCTCAAATTGTACATGGTGCACCATTTGATGTGTTTTTATCGGCTGACGATGTGCGCCCGCAAGCTTTAATAAAAGAAGGATTTGCTAGTCAAAGTAGCTTAATTACTTATGCACTTGGTGAACTTGCTGTGTGGCAGCCCAATGCTAATAAAGTAAATAATAAAGTGGCGATATCTAATCCGCGTTTTTCACCTTATGGGCAGGCGTCTGAGTTTTACGCGAATGCCAATTTTAAAAAGCCAATAAATTATGTGTATGGTAATAATATTACGCAAGCCTTTCAGTTTGTTCAAAGTGGGAATGCATCTGTAGGGGTCGTGGCTGTCTCTACATTAAAAATGGCGTTTAATAATAGCCAGGACCCACAGTATTTGTCGTACAGGTTAATACCACCTAGCGAGTATCCCGAAATTATTCAACAGGGGGTTATTATTAAATCGAGTAAAAAACTGGCGAGTGCTCAAAAGCTTATGGACTTTTTAATGACCAGCGGCACTCAACTTAAGCTTGTTGAATTAGGATATAGAACAAAGGATAGCAATGCTTCAAAGTGA
- the modB gene encoding molybdate ABC transporter permease subunit has product MLQSDLTALWLTIKLAFITAILLLAFCIPVAYKLAGYKGKFKPFLEALIAMPLVLPPTLLGFYLLVLFSPTHAFGQFWFWLTGTQLAFSFQGVVIGSLFYSLPFVMQPLVAGFKQINHTYNEAAIALGLSHFKRFFYLILPLLKPSIGSAFALGFAHTLGEFGLVLMIGGNIQGETQVVSIALYDHVESLNYAAAHQLSLILLAISFACLVLLFKFNKSIVGVKQ; this is encoded by the coding sequence ATGCTTCAAAGTGATTTAACTGCGCTGTGGTTAACAATTAAACTAGCCTTTATAACCGCTATATTACTACTCGCTTTTTGTATTCCTGTTGCATACAAACTAGCGGGGTACAAAGGTAAGTTTAAACCGTTTTTAGAAGCGCTTATTGCAATGCCGTTAGTATTGCCACCGACCTTGCTTGGTTTTTATCTACTAGTTTTATTTTCACCCACACATGCTTTTGGGCAATTTTGGTTTTGGCTAACAGGTACCCAGCTTGCGTTTAGTTTTCAGGGTGTTGTTATTGGTTCGCTTTTTTATTCTTTGCCGTTTGTAATGCAACCCTTAGTGGCAGGGTTTAAGCAGATTAACCACACCTATAACGAGGCTGCAATTGCCTTGGGTTTGAGTCACTTTAAGCGTTTTTTTTACTTAATATTGCCATTGTTAAAACCTAGTATTGGTAGTGCATTTGCACTGGGGTTTGCGCATACGCTCGGGGAGTTTGGCTTAGTGCTGATGATTGGTGGCAATATACAAGGAGAAACACAGGTTGTTTCTATTGCTTTGTACGACCATGTAGAGTCGTTAAACTATGCAGCGGCGCACCAGCTTTCGCTTATTTTACTGGCTATTTCATTTGCGTGTTTAGTGCTGTTATTTAAATTTAATAAAAGCATAGTGGGGGTTAAGCAATAA
- a CDS encoding ATP-binding cassette domain-containing protein has translation MIKLALYKSLNSFDLDINLHLESFTIAGIFGPSGSGKSTLLRCISGLEGEQSVYINDKSVHHLPTEQRGVTLQVQSCPLFPHLDVAGNLAFTQKHCFNRQTDLTEQKVIDALELHPLLKRNVQSLSGGERQRVVFARTLLAGQKLIILDEPFSALDWPLRFKTLSTLSELAATFTIKFIIVSHSLKELLFCCDTLVQLNKGKVINHGPSAQVAKAIYANNKQTPLSLINFQIITFDEKYGVYLLKLHKSEQQLFALPSAVEQGNKLILECEQISVSAEMPLNTNNSNVLISTLHSAELINKTWQLTLDVDGQSLYCLLSPRVWDQKNYKVGDTLYATIHTLE, from the coding sequence ATGATTAAGTTAGCCCTTTATAAATCGTTAAATAGCTTTGATTTAGACATAAACCTTCATCTTGAATCTTTTACTATTGCGGGAATATTTGGCCCATCGGGCTCGGGTAAGTCCACATTGCTACGTTGTATCAGTGGCCTTGAAGGTGAGCAGAGTGTTTATATAAATGATAAATCGGTACATCATTTACCAACTGAACAACGCGGTGTTACGTTGCAAGTTCAATCTTGCCCATTATTTCCGCATTTGGATGTAGCAGGTAATTTAGCGTTTACACAAAAGCATTGTTTTAATAGGCAAACTGACTTAACTGAACAAAAAGTTATTGATGCTCTTGAGTTACACCCCTTACTTAAACGCAACGTTCAAAGCTTGTCTGGCGGGGAGCGCCAACGGGTGGTGTTTGCACGGACGTTGTTGGCAGGTCAAAAATTAATTATTTTAGATGAGCCATTTAGCGCTCTTGATTGGCCGCTGCGCTTTAAAACACTCTCAACATTAAGTGAATTGGCGGCAACGTTTACTATTAAATTTATTATAGTGAGCCACTCGTTAAAAGAACTATTGTTTTGTTGCGATACCCTGGTGCAGCTTAATAAGGGTAAAGTAATTAACCATGGCCCGAGTGCGCAGGTTGCTAAAGCTATTTACGCTAATAATAAACAAACACCGCTGAGCTTAATTAACTTTCAAATCATTACATTTGATGAAAAATACGGTGTGTATTTGCTTAAACTCCACAAAAGCGAGCAGCAGCTATTTGCATTACCCAGCGCTGTAGAGCAAGGAAATAAACTTATATTAGAGTGCGAGCAAATATCGGTAAGTGCAGAAATGCCATTAAACACAAATAACAGCAATGTTTTAATATCTACGCTGCACAGTGCAGAACTTATAAATAAAACATGGCAACTTACGCTAGATGTAGACGGACAAAGCTTGTATTGCTTACTTTCACCAAGAGTATGGGATCAAAAAAACTATAAAGTAGGCGATACACTTTATGCGACTATTCATACTCTAGAGTAA
- a CDS encoding HesA/MoeB/ThiF family protein: MTKPALTYQQQLRYSRHIMLPKLDIEGQEKIWQSHALIVGLGGLGCPVAQYLAASGVGTLTLVDNDVVDATNLQRQVLYKQTDVGCLKTHAAKAQLTSLNNEIDIHTIDVFLDEKSKLDELLKNVDIVIDCSDNLTTRNVLNTACYKTKIPLVSGAAIRMEGQVACFTMQENSHCYECLSQFMSDQTQSCSESGVLSPIVGLIGSIQATEALKMLAGLPSGLSEHLLLVDGLSMEFSRFKITKNSHCATCS; encoded by the coding sequence ATGACTAAACCAGCCCTGACTTACCAACAACAACTACGCTACTCGCGCCACATAATGCTTCCTAAATTAGATATAGAGGGGCAAGAAAAAATATGGCAATCTCATGCGCTTATAGTCGGTTTAGGTGGTTTGGGCTGCCCCGTTGCTCAGTATTTAGCTGCCTCCGGTGTGGGTACGTTAACGCTTGTAGATAACGACGTGGTTGATGCTACTAACTTGCAAAGGCAGGTGCTTTACAAACAAACAGATGTGGGGTGCTTAAAAACTCACGCAGCCAAAGCGCAGCTAACTAGCTTAAATAATGAAATAGATATACATACAATCGATGTATTTTTAGACGAAAAGTCAAAGCTTGACGAGCTATTAAAAAATGTTGATATAGTCATTGATTGCTCTGATAACTTAACTACACGTAATGTATTAAACACAGCCTGTTATAAAACAAAAATCCCATTAGTGTCGGGCGCTGCAATTAGAATGGAAGGCCAAGTTGCCTGTTTTACAATGCAAGAAAATAGCCACTGTTATGAGTGTTTATCGCAGTTTATGTCTGATCAAACACAAAGCTGCTCAGAATCAGGCGTGCTATCGCCCATTGTAGGATTAATTGGCAGTATTCAGGCCACTGAAGCCTTAAAAATGCTTGCTGGATTACCAAGCGGGTTGAGCGAACATTTACTGCTGGTTGATGGTTTGAGTATGGAGTTTAGTCGCTTTAAAATCACAAAAAACAGTCATTGTGCTACGTGCAGCTAA
- a CDS encoding NarK family nitrate/nitrite MFS transporter: protein MQPSTGFNLISFSGKMKILHLSWMVFFISFFVWFNHAPLLGAIAGSLGITMAQVKTLLILNVALTIPARVVVGMLTDKFGPRIVYASLLILCSIPCFMFAMATTFEQAAIARFALGFIGAGFVVGIRMVSEWFPANELGTAEGIYGGWGNFGSAAAAMLLPVLALMFGGDDGWRYAIGLTGVLSVIFGVIWYISVTDTPKGGTYFKPKKVGAMEVTSKGDFVLLLIMKLPMYGALALLTWKLSPTGANLLSENFVIGTYVFLVLLYLYEVYKTYDINGHIFKQPVPESHRYEFKQVAVLNILYFTTFGSELAVVSMLPLFFSEVFGLDMVYAGLLASAYAFMNLASRPGGGWISDRMGRRKTLIVLTTGLAVGYFVMGLVDASWPLWLAVAAAMACSFFVQAGEGAVFAAVPLIKRRLTGQIAGMTGAYGNVGAVVYLTALSLVDYQTFFMIIAASALLGLGALFFMKEPDGHITEVNEDGTVELISVT, encoded by the coding sequence ATGCAACCGAGTACTGGGTTTAATCTCATATCGTTTAGCGGAAAAATGAAAATACTGCATTTAAGCTGGATGGTGTTTTTTATCTCATTTTTTGTCTGGTTTAACCATGCGCCATTATTAGGCGCTATAGCGGGTTCGCTAGGTATTACTATGGCACAAGTAAAAACGCTACTTATTTTAAATGTGGCACTAACCATTCCTGCTCGCGTGGTTGTGGGCATGTTAACTGATAAATTTGGGCCTCGCATCGTTTATGCATCATTACTGATTTTATGTAGCATCCCATGTTTTATGTTTGCGATGGCCACCACGTTTGAGCAAGCCGCTATCGCGCGTTTTGCACTTGGTTTTATTGGTGCGGGTTTTGTTGTGGGCATTCGCATGGTGAGCGAGTGGTTCCCGGCAAACGAGTTGGGTACAGCAGAGGGTATTTACGGTGGCTGGGGTAACTTTGGTTCGGCAGCAGCTGCAATGCTATTACCTGTATTAGCGCTTATGTTTGGCGGTGACGATGGCTGGCGTTATGCGATAGGCCTAACCGGTGTATTAAGTGTCATTTTTGGTGTTATTTGGTACATCAGCGTAACTGACACGCCAAAAGGTGGCACTTACTTTAAACCAAAAAAAGTAGGAGCAATGGAAGTAACCAGCAAAGGCGACTTTGTACTACTTCTTATAATGAAGCTACCTATGTACGGTGCTTTAGCACTACTTACTTGGAAGCTTTCTCCTACTGGTGCAAATTTACTTTCAGAAAATTTTGTTATTGGTACATATGTATTTTTGGTGCTGCTTTATCTTTACGAAGTGTATAAAACGTACGACATAAACGGCCATATTTTTAAGCAACCTGTTCCTGAATCACACCGTTACGAATTTAAACAAGTTGCAGTTTTAAATATTCTTTATTTTACAACGTTTGGCTCAGAGCTTGCCGTTGTATCTATGTTGCCATTATTTTTTAGTGAGGTGTTTGGCCTTGATATGGTATACGCAGGTTTGCTTGCATCAGCGTATGCGTTTATGAATTTAGCTTCTCGCCCGGGTGGTGGTTGGATCTCAGATCGAATGGGTCGTCGTAAAACACTTATTGTACTTACCACAGGCTTAGCTGTAGGTTATTTTGTTATGGGTTTAGTTGACGCTAGCTGGCCGCTTTGGCTTGCAGTTGCTGCTGCCATGGCGTGTTCGTTTTTTGTGCAAGCCGGGGAAGGCGCTGTATTTGCCGCTGTACCACTTATTAAACGCCGTTTAACGGGTCAAATTGCAGGTATGACGGGAGCTTACGGCAATGTAGGAGCTGTTGTGTATTTAACGGCGCTCTCATTAGTTGATTACCAAACATTCTTTATGATTATTGCGGCAAGCGCATTATTAGGCTTAGGTGCATTATTTTTCATGAAAGAACCCGATGGCCACATCACAGAAGTAAACGAAGATGGCACCGTTGAACTTATTTCTGTGACTTAA
- a CDS encoding bifunctional protein-serine/threonine kinase/phosphatase — translation MFDETQKASELTNELNVEFGGHSSKGIKTENQDAFAALNTQAQEKESKGVIACLADGCSSAKNAKQASQLSVTHFINEYLNTPPSWAVKKSVSKVLASLNQWLYSQSVNYNHLGQRQADWMSTFTALILKSATGYIFHLGDTRITRLRAKSMEAITRDHKVNDTLTRALGAQLHQEIDVYEVELKADDIYILTCDGVHDVLPYSDIQKLIDEHTNLELAAKAVTELAIARGSDDNVSCLLVKVNSIAKQNLDELYHSLTRRKIPPPLKVGQKIDDFTVIRELHASSRSHIYLVQQTPDMPPVVLKAPSVNFEDDVHYLQGFIREGWVGQRINHPNVMKVLNTQSQSRFLYHICEYMDGQTLSDWKHDVPLPEITQVRSIIEQIVQALRAFQRLDMVHRDLKLDNVMIDAHGKVTLIDYGTVSVAAMDESVKQIADDCPQGTVDYTAPETLITMHADFKSDLFSLGVVAYELLCSKLPYQPLAHNHVPKDYSHWQYTSIRKHRADIPFWLDQALMKALAPKPEFRYHAFSEFISDINKPNPHLKSTAPKESIMKRDPVLVWKSISLCLFIALVCVLIIKN, via the coding sequence ATGTTTGATGAAACCCAAAAAGCCAGCGAACTTACAAACGAACTTAACGTTGAGTTTGGTGGGCACAGTAGCAAAGGTATAAAAACCGAAAACCAAGATGCGTTTGCTGCTCTTAATACTCAAGCGCAAGAAAAAGAGTCAAAAGGAGTTATTGCCTGCTTGGCCGATGGGTGTTCATCAGCAAAAAATGCTAAACAAGCTTCACAGTTATCGGTAACGCACTTTATAAATGAGTATTTAAATACACCGCCAAGTTGGGCCGTTAAAAAGTCGGTATCTAAGGTATTGGCCAGTTTAAATCAGTGGCTGTATTCGCAATCGGTTAACTACAATCACCTTGGTCAACGCCAAGCAGATTGGATGAGCACGTTTACAGCGCTTATTTTAAAATCGGCCACGGGTTATATTTTTCATTTAGGTGATACCCGAATTACGCGTTTACGTGCAAAAAGTATGGAGGCGATAACACGCGACCATAAAGTAAACGATACCCTAACGCGGGCTTTAGGCGCGCAGCTTCATCAAGAAATTGATGTATACGAAGTTGAACTTAAAGCTGATGATATTTATATACTTACCTGCGATGGTGTACACGATGTGTTGCCATACAGTGATATACAAAAGCTAATTGATGAGCATACTAATTTAGAGCTCGCAGCAAAAGCAGTGACAGAGCTTGCCATAGCAAGAGGCAGTGACGACAACGTAAGCTGCTTACTTGTAAAAGTGAATAGTATTGCAAAACAAAATTTAGACGAGTTATATCACTCTTTAACTAGGCGAAAAATTCCGCCACCGTTAAAAGTTGGCCAAAAAATTGATGACTTTACTGTTATCCGTGAATTACACGCTAGTAGCCGCTCGCACATTTATTTAGTGCAACAAACACCCGATATGCCGCCGGTTGTATTAAAAGCGCCTTCGGTAAATTTTGAAGACGATGTGCACTACCTTCAAGGCTTTATAAGAGAAGGCTGGGTGGGGCAACGTATTAATCATCCCAATGTAATGAAGGTTTTAAATACGCAATCGCAAAGCCGGTTTTTATATCATATTTGTGAATACATGGACGGGCAAACACTGAGTGATTGGAAGCATGATGTGCCGCTTCCAGAAATTACCCAAGTGCGCAGTATTATTGAACAAATAGTACAAGCACTCAGAGCATTTCAGCGTTTGGATATGGTGCACCGCGATTTAAAACTCGATAACGTGATGATAGACGCTCACGGCAAAGTAACATTAATCGATTACGGCACGGTAAGTGTTGCGGCTATGGATGAGTCGGTAAAGCAAATTGCTGATGATTGCCCGCAAGGTACGGTAGATTACACCGCACCAGAGACGCTTATCACTATGCACGCCGATTTTAAAAGTGATTTATTTTCGCTAGGCGTTGTTGCGTACGAATTATTATGTTCAAAATTGCCGTATCAGCCACTCGCGCATAATCATGTACCAAAAGATTACAGTCACTGGCAATACACTAGTATTCGTAAACACAGAGCAGATATCCCGTTTTGGTTAGATCAGGCTTTAATGAAAGCATTGGCTCCCAAACCTGAATTCAGATACCACGCATTTTCTGAATTTATAAGCGATATCAATAAACCTAATCCACATTTAAAAAGTACCGCCCCGAAAGAATCAATAATGAAACGCGATCCGGTTTTAGTCTGGAAAAGTATTTCGTTGTGTTTGTTTATAGCCTTGGTGTGTGTACTCATAATTAAAAATTAA
- a CDS encoding alginate export family protein — protein MLNHKKNLPIIFILGSLSAPSISVAAQTDLNFRLRFENAEQDNALKDGSSLTLRTRLTHKTDELNGFSALIEVEDSRSLLGVDDYNNTLGKNTNYSVIADPETTEVDQGFIKYVKDALSIKVGRQVIALDGQRFVGHVGFRQDRQTFDAATVNYTFNDINLHYSYISKRNRIFAESKDIDSSDHLINASFKTSLGKVVLYSYLLSNDAVDDDSLDTYGVSFSGNKTLSNTKVYYKAEYATQSASTSMSDFDADYYAFEGGVDLAGLGIKNVKLKAGIESLGSDDGDYGFATPLATMHKFNGWADTFLATPAQGLDDTYVSLNGKAFDGKWLVAYHSFDANDNANGVDDLGSELNVQYVKPINKTYAVGAKYADYSAGDSAAGKVDTQKLWVWVSAKF, from the coding sequence ATGTTAAATCATAAAAAAAACTTACCTATTATTTTTATACTGGGTAGCTTATCTGCGCCTTCAATTAGTGTTGCAGCGCAAACCGACCTTAACTTTAGACTGCGTTTTGAAAACGCAGAGCAAGATAACGCGTTAAAAGATGGAAGTAGCTTAACGCTGCGTACACGCCTTACTCATAAAACAGATGAATTGAATGGTTTTTCTGCACTTATTGAAGTTGAAGACAGCCGAAGCCTGTTAGGTGTAGACGATTACAACAATACACTGGGTAAAAATACTAATTACTCAGTAATTGCGGACCCAGAAACCACAGAAGTAGATCAAGGTTTTATAAAATACGTGAAAGATGCGTTATCAATTAAAGTGGGTAGGCAAGTAATAGCGCTTGATGGACAACGATTTGTGGGCCATGTTGGCTTTAGACAAGACAGGCAAACTTTTGATGCGGCAACAGTCAATTACACGTTTAATGATATTAATTTACACTATAGCTACATAAGCAAGCGCAACCGTATATTTGCCGAAAGCAAAGATATTGATTCATCCGATCACCTTATCAATGCAAGTTTTAAAACAAGCTTGGGTAAAGTGGTTTTATACAGTTATTTATTGAGTAACGACGCAGTAGATGATGACAGCTTAGATACTTATGGCGTTTCTTTTAGTGGGAATAAAACACTCAGCAATACTAAGGTTTACTATAAAGCAGAGTACGCCACGCAATCTGCATCAACGAGCATGAGTGATTTTGATGCTGATTATTATGCATTTGAAGGCGGCGTTGATTTAGCCGGTTTAGGTATTAAAAACGTGAAACTAAAAGCCGGTATTGAGTCACTGGGCTCTGATGATGGCGATTATGGTTTTGCCACGCCGCTTGCCACTATGCATAAATTTAATGGCTGGGCTGATACGTTTTTAGCAACGCCTGCACAAGGGCTTGATGACACTTATGTAAGCTTAAATGGTAAAGCCTTTGACGGTAAATGGTTAGTGGCTTATCACAGCTTTGATGCAAACGATAATGCAAATGGCGTTGATGATTTAGGCTCAGAGCTAAACGTGCAATACGTTAAGCCTATTAATAAAACCTATGCCGTTGGCGCTAAATATGCCGATTATTCAGCAGGCGATAGCGCTGCAGGCAAAGTTGATACCCAAAAACTATGGGTGTGGGTGAGCGCTAAATTTTAA
- a CDS encoding FAD-dependent oxidoreductase, with protein sequence MPSKQRVVVVGNGMVGHHFVQQLVSQQGDNKNVDITVLSGEDRLAYDRVQLSSFFNGKTEDDLALTCSKTYQDWQVGFHTHSKVVDINRDAKKVTTAKGESFEYDKLILATGSFAFVPPIPGKDRDHCLVYRTINDLHAIKKSAQGSKVGVVIGGGLLGLEAANALKQLGLQTHVIEFAPQLMGVQIDGAGGRLLKNKITELGVTVHTSVATEQIIEGENSRYKMCFKGGQTLETDMIVFSAGIRPYDNLAREFNLEIGERGGIVINNHCQTSDKNIYAIGECALWNNFIFGLVAPGYAMAKVAAGHVLKQLSSSTASNTPLSNYSNNTDEFSGADMSTKLKLMGVEVGSIGDAHARSEGAISYYFEDQLSGIYKKVVTNEQGNKLIGAVLVGDTSDYDNLLQYHLNSIELSVPAESLIMPLAGDVGELNADDLPQDAIICACHKVTKHTIEQAVIQGCSDLNKVQQATKASTGCGGCEKLVQSVISSALNNKIATLIPEDEPVSQSA encoded by the coding sequence ATGCCAAGCAAGCAGCGTGTTGTCGTCGTAGGAAACGGGATGGTTGGGCATCATTTTGTACAGCAGCTAGTATCGCAGCAAGGTGATAACAAAAATGTTGATATTACCGTGCTCAGCGGTGAAGACCGCCTCGCTTATGACCGCGTTCAGCTCTCGTCATTTTTTAACGGCAAAACCGAAGACGATTTAGCACTTACCTGCAGTAAAACCTATCAAGATTGGCAAGTTGGTTTTCATACTCATTCTAAAGTGGTTGATATAAACCGAGATGCAAAAAAGGTTACTACTGCAAAAGGCGAGTCATTTGAATACGACAAGCTAATACTGGCAACGGGTTCGTTTGCATTTGTGCCACCCATTCCAGGTAAAGATCGTGATCATTGCCTCGTTTACAGAACCATTAACGATTTACACGCTATAAAAAAATCAGCACAAGGCAGTAAAGTCGGCGTTGTTATTGGTGGTGGTTTACTAGGGCTTGAAGCAGCCAACGCATTAAAGCAGCTTGGCTTGCAAACCCATGTAATAGAATTTGCACCTCAACTTATGGGCGTACAAATAGATGGGGCTGGTGGGCGATTACTAAAAAATAAAATTACCGAGCTAGGCGTTACAGTGCATACCTCAGTGGCGACAGAGCAAATTATAGAGGGTGAAAACAGCCGTTATAAAATGTGCTTTAAGGGTGGTCAAACCCTAGAAACCGACATGATAGTATTTTCGGCCGGTATTCGCCCATACGATAACCTAGCTCGCGAGTTTAATTTAGAAATAGGTGAGCGCGGCGGCATCGTAATAAACAACCATTGCCAAACGAGTGATAAAAACATATACGCCATAGGCGAATGCGCCCTTTGGAATAACTTTATTTTTGGTCTTGTAGCACCGGGCTACGCGATGGCAAAAGTAGCGGCGGGGCATGTTTTAAAGCAGCTTTCTTCAAGTACAGCTTCAAACACACCTTTAAGCAACTATTCAAACAATACTGATGAATTTAGCGGCGCCGATATGAGCACCAAGCTTAAATTAATGGGTGTTGAAGTGGGCTCAATAGGTGATGCCCATGCACGCAGTGAAGGCGCAATTAGCTATTACTTTGAAGATCAACTAAGCGGTATTTACAAAAAAGTAGTCACTAATGAGCAAGGCAATAAGCTCATAGGTGCTGTACTGGTTGGCGATACCAGTGATTACGATAACTTATTGCAGTATCACTTAAATAGCATTGAGCTTAGTGTGCCCGCAGAGTCATTAATAATGCCGCTTGCAGGTGACGTGGGCGAGCTAAACGCTGATGATTTGCCACAAGATGCCATTATTTGTGCGTGCCACAAAGTCACAAAACACACTATTGAACAAGCGGTTATACAAGGTTGTAGCGATTTAAATAAAGTGCAGCAAGCCACTAAAGCAAGTACGGGTTGTGGAGGGTGTGAAAAATTAGTACAAAGCGTTATTAGCAGTGCACTTAATAATAAAATAGCCACCCTTATCCCTGAAGATGAACCAGTATCACAGAGCGCTTAA